From Ignavibacteriales bacterium, a single genomic window includes:
- a CDS encoding AraC family transcriptional regulator: protein MPAQPRKKHEKLTTTLYVKNMVCDRCTRVVREELTKIKLDVRSVSLGEVVVAGAAQELPMEDIKSVLGKNGFELIENRKAKTIEQMKLAIITFVREDRDTLGRKLRFPEYLSKKLGLEYHHLSTLFSSVENVTIEQFVILQRIERVKELLKYGELTLSEIAYKLGYSSVQHLSNQFKSVTGFTPTKFRSLTGQQRKPIDRVSRS, encoded by the coding sequence ATGCCCGCGCAACCCAGGAAGAAGCACGAAAAACTGACAACAACGCTCTACGTGAAGAACATGGTGTGCGACCGGTGCACCCGCGTCGTGCGCGAGGAACTGACCAAGATTAAACTCGACGTTCGAAGCGTTTCGCTGGGAGAGGTCGTCGTCGCCGGCGCCGCGCAGGAGCTTCCGATGGAGGACATCAAATCAGTTCTCGGCAAGAACGGGTTTGAACTCATCGAGAACCGGAAAGCGAAGACGATCGAACAGATGAAGCTTGCGATCATCACCTTTGTTCGTGAAGATCGTGACACGTTGGGCAGGAAGCTCAGGTTCCCGGAGTACCTGAGCAAGAAGCTGGGCCTCGAGTATCATCATTTGAGCACTCTGTTTTCCTCCGTCGAGAACGTGACGATCGAGCAGTTTGTCATTCTTCAGCGAATTGAGCGAGTGAAAGAGCTTCTCAAGTACGGCGAGTTGACCCTCAGCGAAATTGCGTATAAACTTGGATACAGCAGCGTGCAGCACCTGTCGAATCAATTCAAGTCCGTCACAGGATTCACCCCCACCAAATTCAGGTCACTCACCGGACAGCAACGAAAGCCGATTGACCGGGTAAGCCGCTCGTGA
- a CDS encoding ATP-dependent helicase — MKKFTLKQLPTDTLHLVHPQRFRIDYEKELNTAQYEAVTSVDGPHLIIAGAGTGKTRTVVYRVAYLVELGVKPDHILLLTFTRKAAQDMLRRASILLDSRCEQISGGTFHSFANSVLRRYAAKLGYEMNFTILDQGDAEDVVNLIRTRLKFDTREKRFPRKEALYDLYSRAVNTMTPVKEILALDYPQYLEIEDDIQTVHKSYVQYKRQHNLMDYDDLLVNFALLLKQEEGIRSVLSDKYKYIMVDEYQDTNRVQAELVKLLALKHKNIMVVGDDAQSIYSFRGSTIRNIMSFPEEFPGCKVVKLEENFRSTQPILNLANEILKRGAIVS; from the coding sequence ATGAAGAAATTCACACTCAAGCAACTTCCCACTGATACCCTGCATCTTGTTCACCCGCAGCGTTTCAGAATTGATTATGAGAAAGAACTGAACACTGCTCAGTATGAGGCCGTGACTTCTGTCGACGGTCCTCATCTCATTATTGCAGGCGCAGGAACGGGGAAAACTCGAACGGTGGTGTACCGCGTCGCGTACCTTGTGGAGCTTGGCGTGAAGCCGGATCATATCCTGCTTCTGACATTCACCCGCAAGGCAGCACAGGACATGCTCCGCCGCGCATCGATCCTGCTCGATAGCCGCTGCGAACAAATCTCCGGCGGTACGTTTCATTCCTTCGCGAACAGCGTGCTCCGCCGATATGCGGCGAAACTCGGGTACGAGATGAACTTTACCATCCTCGATCAGGGGGATGCGGAGGATGTTGTCAATCTCATCCGAACGAGGCTGAAGTTTGACACGAGAGAAAAGCGCTTCCCAAGAAAAGAGGCGTTGTACGACCTGTACAGCAGGGCGGTCAACACTATGACACCGGTCAAGGAGATTCTCGCGCTCGATTACCCGCAGTACCTTGAAATCGAAGATGATATCCAGACCGTGCACAAGAGCTACGTGCAGTACAAGCGTCAGCACAACCTGATGGACTACGATGACCTGCTGGTGAATTTCGCGCTGCTCCTGAAGCAGGAGGAGGGAATCCGGTCGGTGCTCTCTGACAAGTACAAGTACATCATGGTTGATGAATACCAGGACACGAACAGGGTGCAGGCGGAACTCGTCAAGCTTCTCGCGCTCAAGCACAAGAACATCATGGTTGTAGGAGATGACGCTCAGAGCATTTACTCGTTCCGTGGTTCCACAATCCGCAACATCATGAGCTTTCCGGAAGAATTCCCCGGCTGCAAGGTGGTCAAGCTTGAGGAGAACTTCCGCAGCACACAACCGATTCTGAACCTCGCGAATGAGATCTTGAAAAGAGGGGCGATCGTCAGTTGA
- a CDS encoding DUF4249 family protein, with protein MKSLSKHILLVVMLLFIGCEKPFSPKGQYEQKLAVFAILSNGSDTQYVRVLKTYDPPGFNPYDVLQDQAVRGAAVTVSQGGLVVQYRETTVPRSDASRFDDNVVAYMAFPYRVRTGKTHTLDVLTPLDGSVQTSVIVPDTGYLKLSNPMMLSLSRVRDGTAEDLGVQAFISPLTYGCLIRFFLEYDVLQDSTWVRMRTEVPKFVFIVDTTQYYGFPKLVRRGSAPGPPGSLQLEGSMFFVTAYKAKVNELQRQYGNGLWIRRALFVLTQVEKNLYTYYNITNGYQDAISIRTDLPDWTNINGGLGLFGAMVTDSVYYDIPN; from the coding sequence ATGAAGTCACTATCGAAACATATTCTCCTTGTCGTGATGCTCCTGTTCATCGGCTGCGAGAAACCGTTCTCGCCCAAGGGGCAGTATGAACAGAAGCTGGCTGTTTTCGCCATCCTCTCGAACGGATCGGACACGCAGTACGTCAGAGTTCTGAAAACGTACGATCCGCCCGGGTTCAATCCGTACGATGTCTTGCAGGACCAGGCCGTGCGAGGCGCTGCTGTGACGGTATCCCAGGGGGGATTGGTTGTTCAATACCGTGAGACCACAGTCCCCCGAAGCGACGCAAGCAGGTTCGACGACAACGTCGTCGCGTATATGGCGTTTCCGTATCGCGTCCGGACAGGCAAGACCCATACACTAGACGTTTTGACACCATTGGACGGAAGCGTTCAGACAAGCGTCATCGTCCCCGATACAGGATACCTGAAACTGTCTAATCCTATGATGCTAAGTCTGAGTCGTGTCAGAGACGGGACCGCGGAGGATCTCGGCGTGCAGGCATTCATCAGCCCTTTGACGTACGGCTGTTTGATCAGGTTCTTCCTTGAGTATGACGTTTTGCAAGATTCAACGTGGGTTCGGATGAGGACGGAAGTTCCGAAGTTTGTGTTCATAGTGGATACAACACAATACTACGGTTTCCCGAAGCTTGTTCGGAGGGGCTCGGCTCCCGGTCCGCCCGGCAGCTTGCAGTTAGAAGGAAGCATGTTTTTTGTCACAGCCTACAAGGCGAAGGTCAACGAGCTTCAGAGGCAATATGGGAATGGACTCTGGATTCGTCGTGCGCTTTTCGTTCTCACACAGGTTGAGAAAAATCTCTATACGTACTACAACATCACCAACGGTTACCAGGACGCGATCTCAATCAGAACGGACTTGCCGGATTGGACGAACATCAACGGCGGTTTGGGGCTCTTCGGCGCGATGGTGACAGACTCAGTGTACTATGACATTCCCAATTGA
- a CDS encoding TonB-dependent receptor, with protein sequence MNRLRQLTLLFLFPCLLVAQGVDIRGIVSDSSTGERIPFANILLLNTSKGASSNLQGFYLITSVPPGQYQISASSVGYESRVKEITVRSGASMTVNFELPSKPVEMSGMDVTGKGKKELTEIHTSVHILEQRDIRSVPMAAQDDVFRSIGILPGIVSTSDVTSQFYVRGGAGDQNLILLDGMKIFNPYHAFGIFSIFDSDLIKTTEVYTGAFPAEYGGRLSSVVSMTTRDGDSKKISGRGNINFLSTKLELNGPSMGGTNWLVSGRKSLFSQTLGKFLNKDIPLSFYDALLKFTMVDGEGQGKYSVEWFTSGDVMRSSNPNEPDYSWKTSAFGLVASSLIQDRLYVNVVGYGNSFTGSRDAKSSPDISSSTASVREAGVRVNGTLYTDNHDLFLFGFEFNFPMLEDWLVNNAGVHLHYYSDLAEASVWTQYQFTAGLLKADLGVNLDLGSLMSRDAGFEVVQPRLNLSYPLWQTWVGKVSYGRFTQSLITLNNEDDIISIFDTWVQLAGQLKPELADHYVVGLEGNPLRNFSASFQGYYKDYRSLVLYNRDKIDSQDPDYINGTGAAYGFETLLRYGTNAIDLYGAYSLAWTSVTTRGFTYNPRYDRRHTLNLLVTYRPIEGLEVGARWQFGSGLPYTQTIGYYDRLALTNIFRGPWVSETPGPYIRLGDKNAARLPTYHRLDVNATYRFTARPFSGSIGVSIINAYNHKNLFYFDRKTGQQVDMLPVFPTATLSLEF encoded by the coding sequence TTGAACAGACTTCGCCAACTTACACTTCTGTTTCTGTTTCCGTGTCTCCTCGTCGCCCAGGGCGTGGACATTCGAGGCATTGTGTCGGACAGTTCAACGGGGGAGAGAATACCTTTCGCGAATATCCTCCTGTTGAATACGAGCAAAGGCGCCTCCTCCAATCTCCAGGGTTTTTATCTTATCACCAGTGTCCCTCCCGGGCAGTATCAGATTTCGGCGAGCTCTGTTGGATATGAGTCACGGGTGAAGGAGATCACCGTCCGGTCAGGTGCGTCGATGACGGTCAATTTTGAGCTTCCGTCGAAGCCGGTGGAAATGTCGGGTATGGACGTTACGGGAAAGGGAAAGAAAGAGCTCACAGAAATTCACACGAGCGTGCACATTCTCGAACAGCGCGACATCCGTTCTGTGCCGATGGCAGCCCAGGATGATGTTTTCAGATCGATCGGCATCCTGCCGGGAATCGTCTCGACGAGCGATGTGACGTCTCAGTTCTATGTCCGCGGGGGTGCGGGAGATCAGAATCTCATCCTCCTGGACGGGATGAAGATCTTCAATCCGTACCACGCTTTCGGTATCTTCAGCATTTTTGATTCCGACCTCATCAAGACGACCGAGGTTTATACGGGTGCCTTTCCCGCGGAGTACGGGGGGAGGCTGTCATCAGTTGTCAGCATGACGACGAGAGACGGCGACTCCAAGAAAATCTCCGGGCGGGGAAACATCAACTTTCTTTCCACGAAGCTAGAGCTGAATGGCCCTTCCATGGGCGGCACAAACTGGCTGGTCAGTGGAAGGAAATCGCTCTTCTCCCAGACTCTGGGCAAATTTCTGAACAAGGATATCCCGCTTTCATTCTACGACGCGCTCCTGAAGTTCACGATGGTGGATGGGGAGGGACAGGGGAAATACAGCGTTGAGTGGTTCACCAGCGGTGATGTGATGCGATCTTCAAACCCGAACGAACCGGACTATTCGTGGAAGACGAGCGCGTTTGGACTGGTGGCATCAAGCCTGATCCAGGACCGGCTCTATGTCAACGTCGTCGGGTACGGCAACAGTTTCACGGGATCCCGGGACGCGAAATCGTCGCCCGACATCTCGTCATCCACAGCAAGTGTCCGGGAAGCTGGCGTCCGCGTCAATGGGACGCTCTATACAGACAATCACGATCTGTTTCTCTTCGGTTTCGAGTTCAATTTCCCAATGCTCGAAGACTGGCTCGTAAACAACGCGGGAGTTCATCTACACTACTACAGCGATCTCGCGGAAGCCTCGGTCTGGACCCAGTACCAGTTTACGGCAGGGCTTCTGAAAGCTGATCTCGGTGTCAATCTTGATCTGGGAAGCCTCATGAGCCGTGACGCCGGTTTCGAGGTCGTCCAGCCGCGGCTGAATCTCAGTTACCCGCTGTGGCAGACTTGGGTGGGGAAAGTGTCGTACGGACGCTTCACTCAAAGTCTGATCACGCTCAACAACGAAGACGACATCATCTCGATCTTCGATACATGGGTCCAGCTTGCCGGTCAGTTGAAGCCCGAACTGGCCGACCACTATGTTGTCGGCTTGGAGGGCAATCCCCTGCGAAACTTCTCAGCGAGTTTCCAGGGATACTACAAAGACTACAGGTCGCTCGTACTCTATAACCGGGATAAGATCGATTCGCAGGATCCGGACTACATCAACGGGACTGGAGCGGCGTACGGATTCGAAACGCTGTTGCGGTATGGTACGAATGCGATCGATCTCTATGGGGCCTACAGCCTGGCCTGGACCTCGGTTACGACAAGGGGTTTCACCTACAACCCCCGGTACGATCGGAGACATACGCTGAATCTCCTGGTGACCTATCGACCCATTGAAGGACTCGAGGTGGGGGCGAGGTGGCAATTCGGAAGCGGGCTTCCGTATACGCAAACGATTGGGTACTACGATCGCCTGGCGCTGACGAACATTTTTCGCGGGCCTTGGGTTTCGGAAACACCCGGACCGTACATCCGGCTTGGAGACAAGAATGCGGCGCGGCTCCCGACATACCATCGGCTCGATGTCAATGCGACGTATCGATTCACTGCCCGTCCGTTCTCCGGATCCATCGGAGTGAGCATCATCAATGCCTACAATCACAAGAACTTGTTCTACTTCGACAGAAAAACCGGCCAGCAAGTCGATATGTTGCCGGTGTTCCCGACTGCGACACTGAGTCTGGAGTTCTAG
- a CDS encoding acetate kinase produces the protein MNILVLNCGSSSLKFQIIETDLEIIEKNADIQKAKGLIERIGGQSLINFQASGRPAMKQAVALRDHRAALDYVIRWIISSESQVPGIHSLADIHAVGHRVVHGAEKFTKSVIIDEAVTRGIEDCIELAPLHNPANLKGIAAARDVMGPGVPQVAVFDTGFHSTMPETSYLYAIPYQLYRRHKVRRYGFHGTSHRYVAYRYRQLTGKDLENTNIITIHLGNGCSACAIKAGSSINTSMGLTPLEGLVMGTRGGDLDPSVIEFLAHKEAMSLNEIDAMLNKQSGLLGLSGLTNDMRDLLAEEQEHQDRRAKLAIDIFCLRVKKYIGAYLAEMGGADAIVFTGGIGENSVPVRQRICAGLEWLGIELDESINGTLYGGKEGETGTKTSKVKIFVIPTNEELLIARDTVRSVKNAPRRW, from the coding sequence ATGAATATCCTCGTCCTTAATTGCGGAAGCTCGTCACTCAAATTCCAGATCATCGAAACCGATCTCGAAATCATCGAGAAGAACGCTGACATCCAGAAGGCCAAAGGCCTCATTGAGCGCATCGGCGGCCAATCGTTGATCAATTTTCAGGCGTCCGGCCGGCCGGCCATGAAACAGGCTGTTGCGCTGCGCGATCACCGCGCGGCACTCGACTATGTTATCCGGTGGATTATTTCTTCCGAATCGCAGGTTCCCGGCATTCACTCGCTCGCCGACATTCATGCCGTCGGTCACCGCGTGGTCCATGGCGCCGAGAAATTCACCAAGTCGGTCATCATCGACGAGGCGGTCACCAGAGGCATCGAGGACTGTATCGAGCTGGCGCCGCTTCACAATCCGGCCAACTTGAAGGGTATCGCTGCTGCCCGCGACGTCATGGGCCCCGGAGTTCCACAGGTCGCCGTGTTCGACACCGGATTCCACTCAACGATGCCCGAGACGTCGTACCTCTACGCGATTCCTTATCAATTGTATCGCCGGCACAAGGTACGCCGCTACGGATTTCACGGTACGTCCCACAGATATGTCGCATACCGATACCGCCAGCTCACCGGCAAAGACCTTGAGAACACGAACATCATCACGATCCATCTGGGCAACGGATGCTCGGCGTGCGCGATCAAAGCGGGCTCATCCATCAACACCTCGATGGGGCTCACACCGCTGGAAGGACTCGTGATGGGAACCCGCGGCGGCGACCTCGACCCGTCGGTGATCGAGTTTCTTGCACACAAAGAGGCGATGTCGTTGAACGAAATCGATGCGATGTTGAACAAGCAGTCCGGACTTCTGGGGCTTTCTGGGCTGACGAACGACATGCGTGATCTTCTTGCCGAGGAGCAGGAGCATCAGGATCGACGCGCGAAACTTGCTATCGACATTTTCTGTTTACGCGTGAAGAAGTATATCGGCGCCTACCTTGCCGAAATGGGGGGAGCCGACGCCATCGTCTTTACGGGCGGTATCGGTGAAAACTCAGTCCCCGTCCGTCAGCGCATCTGCGCCGGCCTCGAATGGCTTGGCATCGAACTCGATGAATCAATCAACGGCACATTGTATGGCGGCAAAGAAGGCGAAACAGGAACGAAGACCAGCAAGGTCAAGATCTTTGTTATTCCGACCAACGAGGAGCTGCTCATCGCGCGTGACACGGTACGCAGCGTCAAGAACGCACCACGACGCTGGTAG
- a CDS encoding cation transporter: MKIQDLTIEGMSCGHCVMHVKKELGKVNGLTIENVEIGKARVQYDETNVTPDQVSKAIEEAGYRLVSSSK; this comes from the coding sequence ATGAAAATTCAAGATCTTACAATTGAAGGAATGTCGTGCGGGCACTGCGTCATGCACGTCAAGAAAGAACTCGGCAAAGTTAACGGGCTTACAATCGAAAATGTGGAGATTGGCAAGGCCCGCGTTCAGTACGACGAAACGAACGTGACACCTGATCAGGTCTCGAAAGCGATCGAGGAAGCCGGATACAGGCTTGTCTCTTCATCCAAGTAA
- a CDS encoding heavy metal translocating P-type ATPase: MDHFRTLTLPVEGMTCASCVARVEKALKKVEGVESTAVNLATEKVTLSFDPAKANLTELASMVDEAGYKLLLPTLVTTQSASGSGESTPTQTHQEQTYRKLKSDFLFSAALTIPIMFISMVSMAEWFMRWSPLSMDEVNKLLFLATTLIVFVPGRRFFQAAWNLAKHFSADMNTLVAVGTGTAYIFSALVVLFPEWLPTAAAENVVYFDTAATITTLILMGRLLEAKAKQRTTDAIKKLLGLQPKTARVYRNGGELDVLIGELIVDDLIIVRPGEKIPVDGIITSGSTSIDESLVTGESLPVDKTTGQKVIGGTINSNGSIEFQATAVGKDTVIANIVRLVEEAQGSKAPIQALADTIAAVFVPIVISIAVVTFLLWYFVGGLPFTAAMINFIAVMIIACPCALGLATPTAIMVGTGLGASHGILIKNAESLERAEKIQTIVLDKTGTITEGKPSVTDFEVLSGFEEQRVLQRVASLENKSEHPLGRAVADYARKHGVSLVSVDSFENMPGFGLRGNIGSDAIVVGNNGMMEKWSVQISVAQEISARLSRDGKTPVLVALNGVLCAVIGIADTIKPGSKESIAELRQMGFDIMMITGDNEQTAQAIAQQAGVTSVIAGVLPQGKSEHVKRLQREGKRVAMVGDGINDAPALAQADVSIAMGSGTDVAMETADITLMHSDLQGVVAAIRLSKRTILSIKQNLFWAFIYNIIGIPVAALGLLNPMVAAAAMAMSSVSVVSNSLRLRRFRM, translated from the coding sequence ATGGATCATTTTCGAACATTGACACTCCCCGTCGAGGGGATGACCTGCGCAAGCTGCGTCGCTCGCGTGGAAAAGGCGCTGAAGAAAGTCGAGGGCGTCGAGAGCACTGCGGTCAACCTGGCGACCGAGAAAGTGACGCTTTCGTTCGATCCTGCGAAAGCGAACCTCACGGAGCTTGCCTCGATGGTAGATGAAGCCGGATACAAGCTCCTTCTCCCCACTCTTGTCACAACGCAATCCGCGTCAGGCAGTGGCGAAAGCACGCCCACCCAAACACACCAGGAGCAAACCTACCGGAAACTTAAGTCGGATTTTCTGTTCAGCGCTGCCCTGACGATTCCAATCATGTTCATCAGCATGGTGAGCATGGCCGAGTGGTTCATGCGTTGGTCTCCCCTCTCCATGGACGAGGTCAACAAGCTTCTTTTCCTGGCGACAACGCTGATTGTTTTTGTTCCCGGGAGGCGATTTTTTCAGGCCGCGTGGAATCTGGCCAAACACTTCTCAGCCGACATGAACACCCTTGTGGCAGTCGGCACCGGTACCGCTTACATCTTCAGCGCTTTGGTTGTCCTGTTCCCGGAATGGCTTCCCACGGCCGCCGCGGAGAATGTGGTGTACTTCGATACCGCGGCGACGATTACAACTCTCATTCTGATGGGCAGACTTCTTGAAGCGAAAGCCAAACAACGAACGACAGACGCCATCAAGAAGCTTCTCGGCCTTCAGCCCAAGACTGCTCGCGTCTATCGGAATGGCGGTGAACTCGACGTTCTGATCGGCGAGTTGATTGTCGATGACTTGATTATCGTCCGGCCGGGAGAGAAAATTCCTGTGGATGGGATCATCACGAGCGGCTCGACATCGATCGACGAATCACTCGTTACCGGCGAGAGTTTGCCGGTCGACAAAACGACGGGTCAGAAGGTCATTGGCGGGACAATCAACAGTAACGGGAGCATTGAATTCCAAGCAACTGCCGTCGGCAAAGACACCGTCATCGCCAATATTGTCCGGCTGGTGGAAGAAGCACAGGGATCAAAAGCGCCTATTCAGGCGCTGGCTGACACGATCGCTGCGGTCTTCGTTCCCATCGTCATCTCAATCGCGGTTGTGACGTTTCTCCTCTGGTATTTTGTTGGCGGACTTCCATTCACAGCAGCGATGATCAATTTTATCGCCGTGATGATTATCGCGTGCCCATGCGCACTCGGATTGGCGACGCCCACGGCAATCATGGTTGGAACCGGCCTCGGCGCATCGCATGGAATTCTGATCAAGAATGCGGAGAGCCTTGAGAGGGCTGAGAAAATTCAGACGATTGTCCTCGACAAAACAGGCACAATCACGGAAGGCAAACCGTCAGTGACGGATTTTGAGGTGTTGAGTGGTTTTGAAGAACAGCGCGTGCTTCAGCGTGTCGCTTCGCTTGAGAACAAATCGGAACATCCGCTTGGGAGGGCGGTCGCAGACTATGCCAGGAAGCATGGAGTATCACTGGTAAGCGTAGATTCATTTGAAAACATGCCGGGATTCGGGTTGCGTGGAAACATCGGGTCTGACGCGATTGTGGTTGGGAACAATGGGATGATGGAGAAGTGGTCCGTCCAGATCTCGGTTGCTCAGGAAATCTCAGCCCGATTATCGCGGGACGGCAAGACTCCGGTTCTGGTTGCTTTGAACGGAGTGCTCTGCGCTGTCATCGGGATTGCCGACACAATCAAGCCGGGATCAAAAGAATCCATCGCCGAATTGCGGCAGATGGGTTTTGACATTATGATGATCACGGGTGACAACGAGCAGACAGCGCAAGCGATCGCGCAGCAGGCTGGCGTTACTTCCGTCATTGCCGGAGTCCTACCCCAGGGAAAGTCGGAGCATGTCAAGCGTCTGCAGCGAGAGGGAAAGAGAGTCGCAATGGTGGGCGATGGAATCAACGATGCGCCGGCCCTCGCCCAGGCCGACGTGAGCATTGCGATGGGAAGTGGCACGGATGTCGCGATGGAAACTGCAGATATTACACTGATGCACAGCGATCTTCAGGGGGTCGTTGCTGCGATCCGGCTTTCAAAGCGGACCATCCTGAGCATCAAACAGAATCTCTTCTGGGCCTTCATCTATAATATCATCGGCATACCTGTCGCCGCACTGGGCCTGCTCAACCCGATGGTCGCTGCCGCCGCCATGGCAATGAGCTCGGTGAGCGTCGTTTCGAATTCTCTGAGGCTGAGGCGGTTTCGGATGTGA